Sequence from the Candidatus Thioglobus sp. NP1 genome:
TGAAAAAGTCTGGACCAAGTCTGCTTTTCGAAAACCCTTTCATGGTGGGGTTGCAGAGTTTCTAGTTACTCCCACTCAATAGTCGCACTTTTTACAACCCTTGCTGTGCTTGATCTGTAGAGTGCCGAATAATACTTTGACAGATCTTTGACACAACATTTAATGAGATTTGTAGTATTTTCGTTCATTCTAAGTCTCCTGTGTCAAACTTTGACACATTCTAGTCAGGGCAGTCCCCAATGATACACACACCATTTTGCCAAGTTTTCTCTGACTCTATATCACCATTCTCATACCAATCATACAACTTACCATCTAGTTTGCCATCTTTGTAATTTCTCTGCGACGATTTCTGACCATTCGCATACCAGTAAAGCCAAGTGCCATCATTCTTACCGTCTTTGAGATTCTCCTCTGACTTTTGCTGACCATCTTCATACCAATCATACAACCTGCCATCTAGTTTGCCATCTTTGTAATTTCTCTCTGACGATTTCTGACCATTCGCATACCAGTAAAGCCAAGTGCCATCATTCTTACCGTCTTTGAGATTCTCCTCTGACTTTTGCTGACCATCTTCATACCAATCATACAACCTGCCATCTAGTTTGCCATCTTTGTAATTTCTCTGCGACGATTTCTGACCATTCGCATACCAGTAAAGCCAAGTGCCATCATTCTTACCGTCTTTGAGATTCTCCTCTGACTTTTGCTGACCATCTTCATACCAATCATACAACCTGCCATCTAGTTTGCCATCTTTGTAATTTCTCTGCGACGATTTCTTACCATTCGCATGCCAGTAAAGCCAAGTACCATCCTCCTTACCGTCTTTGAGATTCTCCTCTGACTTTTGCTGACCATCTTCATACCAATCATACAACCTGCCATCTAGTTTGCCATCTTTGTAATTTCTCTCTGACGATTTCTGACCATTAGCATGCCAGTAAAGCCAAGTGCCATCCTTCTTACCGTCTTTGAGATTCTCCTCTGACTTTTGCTGACCATCTTCATACCAATCATACAACCTGCCATCTAGTTTGCCATCTTTGTAATTTCTCTGCGACGATTTCTGACCATTCGCATGCCAGTAAAGCCAAGTGCCATCCTTCTTACCGTCTTTGAGATTCTCCTCTGACTTTTGCTGACCATCTTCATACCAATCATACAACCTGCCATCTAGTTTGCCATCTTTGTAATTTCTCTCTGACGATTTCTTACCATTAGCATGCCAGTAAAGCCAAGTGCCATCCTCCTTGCCGTCTTTGAGATTCTCCTCTGACTTTTGCTGACCATTCTCATACCAATCATACAACTTACCATCTAGTTTGCTATCTTTGTAATTTCTCTCTGAAGATTTCTGACCATTCGCATACCAGTAAACCCAAGTGCCATCCTTCTTACCGTCTTTGAGATTCTCCTCTGAATTTTGCTGACCATTCTCATACCAATCATACTGCTTACCATCTAGTTTGCTATCTTTGTAATTTCTCTCTGAAGATTTCTGACCATTCGCATGCCAGTAAACCCAAGTGCCATCCTTCTTACCGTCTTTGAGATTCTCCTCTGACTTTTGCTGACCATTCTCATACCAATCATACTGCTTACCATCTAGTTTGCTATCTTTGTAATTTCTCTGCGACGATTTCTGACCATTCGCATACCAGTAATCCCTTGTACCATCCTCCTTACCGTCTTTGAGATTTTCCTCTGACGTTTTCGCACCATTCCCTTTCCAATAAGTCCATTCACCTTCTTTCTTGCCATCTTTAACTTTTCCCTCTGATTTATTTAGACCATTTTCATATTTACATAAGTTATTACCAGTAAATGGTTTAGTTTTATTTGTAAGGTAAATAAGACCATCTCTTTTTATAGTATCTGTATCAACACAAACAGTAGTATCCTCAAAAAAACCAAACAGACCATAAAAATAAAATGAAATTAGTAGCGAGAAGAGAAGTACGAGTAGTTTTTTCATAATAGAGTCTTTTTGAACTAGAAGTGAATTCTACCTCTGAAGTTCTTCAAAAGTATAGTGATTAACATAGAACTTATGAAACTCAGTAATGTCAAAAGTTTGACATATCTTTGACACAACATTTAATGAGATTTGTAGTATTTTTGTTCATTCTAAGTCTCCTGTGTCAAACTTTGACACATTCTAGTCAGGGCAGTCCCCAATGATACACACACCATTTTGCCAAGTTTTCTCTGACTCTATATCACCATTCTCATACCAATCATACAACTTACCATCTAGTTTGCCATCTTTGTAATTTCTCTCCGACGATTTCTTACCATTCGCATGCCAGTAAACCCAAGTGCCATCCTCCTTGCCATCTTTGAGATTCTCCTCTGACTTTTGCTGACCATTCTCATACCAATCATACAACTTACCATCTAGTTTGCCATCTTTGTAATTTCTCTGCGACGATTTCTTACCATTCGCATGCCAGTAAACCCAAGTGCCATCATTCTTACCGTCTTTGAGATTCTCCTCTGACTTTTGCTGACCATTCTCATACCAATCATACTGCTTACCATCTAGTTTGCTATCTTTGTAATTTCTCTGCGACGATTTCTGACCATTCGCATGCCAGTAAACCCAAGTGCCATCCTTCTTACCGTCTTTGAGATTCTCCTCTGACTTTTGCTGACCATTCTCATACCAATCATACTGCTTACCATCTAGTTTGCTATCTTTGTAATTTCTCTCTGACGATTTCTGACCATTCGCATACCAGTAATCCCTTGTACCATCCTCCTTACCGTCTTTGAGATTTTCCTCTGACGTTTTCGCACCATTCCCTTTCCAATAAGTCCATTCACCTTCTTTCTTGCCATCTTTAACTTTTCCCTCTGATTTATTTAGACCATTTTCATATTTACATAAGTTATTACCAGTAAATGGTTTAGTTTTATTTGTTAGGTAAATAAGACCATCTCTTTTTATAGTATCTGTATCAACACAAACAGTAGTATCCTCAAAAAATACAAACCAAATTAAATAAAATGAAATTAGTAGCGAGAAGAGAAGTACGAGTAGTTTTTTCATAATAGAGTCTTTTTGAACTAGAAGTGAATTTTACTATTGAAGTTCTCAAAAAGCATAGTATTTGTCTGAGAACTTATAAAATAGTCTGCCCCATGTCTGCTTATAGTCTTTATCGAGATAATATTTTAAGAATATTGTCATAGTAGTGTCTGTAGACGATATTGAAGAAAAACTCTTATGATGTTGTTATTCCCACTCAATAGTCGCAGGAGGTTTCCCTGAAATGTCATATACCACTCTTGAAACTCTAGAAATTTCATTCATGATTCGATTGGAGACATGGTCTAAGAAGTCATAAGGAAGTCGTGCCCAGCGAGCTGTCATAAAGTCAATTGTCTCAACAGAGCGAAGGGCTATGACATAATCGTATCTTCTTTCATCACCCTTAACCCCTACTGATTTAACTGGAAGGAAGACAGCAAATGCCTGATCCACTTTATCATATAAATCATGATTATTAAGCTCCTCCATGAAAATATGGTCAGCTTGCCTTAAGATATCAGCGTACTCTTTTTTTACATGGCCAAGAATTCTAACGCCAAGACCAGGCCCAGGGAATGGGTGGCGGTAGAGCATTTTTTTTGCAAGTCCAAGTCTTACTCCAATCTCTCTCACTTCATCTTTAAATAACTCTTTAAGTGGCTCAATCAATTCAAACTTCATATCATCTGGTAATCCGCCAACATTATGATGAGATTTAATAACATTTGCCTTCCCTGAAGCTGCACCTGCTGATTCAATTACATCTGGGTAAATGGTGCCTTGTGCTAAGAATTTAATGTCTTTTAATTTCTGTGATTCTTGATTGAATATTTCAATAAAGGCTCTGCCTATAATTTTTCTTTTTAATTCTGGATCACTTTCGCCAGAGAGTTGATCATAGAAATATTCTTGAGCATCAGCCCTAATAACCTTGACGCCAAGATTCTGAGAGAAAGTTTCCATGACCTCGTCACCCTCATTGAGCCTTAGTAGGCCATTATCTACAAAAACACAAGTCATCTGGTCACCGATAGCCTTATCAAGAAGCATTGCAACAACAGATGAATCTACTCCTCCAGAGAGACCTAGTAGAACTTGTTTATCACCAACTTGAGATTTTATTTTTTTCAATAAATCATCAATAATGTTATCCGTTGTCCATTTTTTTTCGCATTGACAGATCGTTGTAATAAACCTTTCTAGAATTTGAGTTCCTTGCTTTGTATGGGTTACCTCAGGATGAAATTGAAGTCCGAAGTAGTTTTTGTTGTTGTTTGCAAAGCCAGCAATAGGGCAATTATCACTTGCTGCAATTAACTCGAAGCCTTCTGGTAATTTTGTAACTTCTATCCCATGACTCATCCAGACATCTAGAAGGCCATGACCCTGTGAATTAATTTCATCCTCAATTCCAACTAAAAGTTTAGAATGATTTCTGGCGCGAATCTTTGCAAAACCAAATTCTGCTTTTTTAGCGCTTCTGGCCTCACCTCCCAGCTGAACTGCCATAGTCTGCATGCCATAACAAATTCCCAGAATTGGTATATTTAAGTCAAATACAATATAAGGGGCTCTGGCTGAATCAATTTTGCTGACTGTATCTGGGCCACCTGAGAGAATAATGCCATTCGGGTTAAATTTTTCAATAAAATGGGGGTTGACATCGTATGGAACTAATTCGCAATAAACGCCAATTTCTCTTACTCGCCTTGCAATGAGTTGAGTATATTGTGATCCAAAATCAAGTATTAAGATTTTATTATGATGAATGTTTGGCATAAAAATGTGTAATAAAAAAAAACCAACTAAATAACTAGTTATATTTTAATGAAAATAAGAGATCGCTACATTACTAAAACACTTTTAACCTACACATTAATTGTTCTTGTAGTTTGGATTAGTATCTACAGTTTTTTTAACTTTTTAGCTGAGCTAAATACTGTGGGAACGGCGAGGTATACAATCCTGTCGGCTTTTACTTATATTGTTTGCCAATTGCCTGAGGTTGCATACAAGCAAGCGTCACCAATCATATTATTGGGCTGTATTTTAGGTATGGGGCATTTAGCAACAACAGGGCAGCTTCTTATTTTCCGCGCATCTGGGGCCTCTATATTAAAAATTACGCTACTGACTTTAAAAAATTCTCTTATCTTTGTATTTTTTTTCATTTTTATAGGAGAATTTTTAGCCCCAATTTCAAGTAGTTTTGCTGAAAGTAGTCGATCTAAAGCTTTGATAAATCCTGCTGCGTCTACTATTCAAGAGGGTTTTTGGA
This genomic interval carries:
- a CDS encoding toxin-antitoxin system YwqK family antitoxin; its protein translation is MKKLLVLLFSLLISFYLIWFVFFEDTTVCVDTDTIKRDGLIYLTNKTKPFTGNNLCKYENGLNKSEGKVKDGKKEGEWTYWKGNGAKTSEENLKDGKEDGTRDYWYANGQKSSERNYKDSKLDGKQYDWYENGQQKSEENLKDGKKDGTWVYWHANGQKSSQRNYKDSKLDGKQYDWYENGQQKSEENLKDGKNDGTWVYWHANGKKSSQRNYKDGKLDGKLYDWYENGQQKSEENLKDGKEDGTWVYWHANGKKSSERNYKDGKLDGKLYDWYENGDIESEKTWQNGVCIIGDCPD
- a CDS encoding toxin-antitoxin system YwqK family antitoxin, which encodes MKKLLVLLFSLLISFYFYGLFGFFEDTTVCVDTDTIKRDGLIYLTNKTKPFTGNNLCKYENGLNKSEGKVKDGKKEGEWTYWKGNGAKTSEENLKDGKEDGTRDYWYANGQKSSQRNYKDSKLDGKQYDWYENGQQKSEENLKDGKKDGTWVYWHANGQKSSERNYKDSKLDGKQYDWYENGQQNSEENLKDGKKDGTWVYWYANGQKSSERNYKDSKLDGKLYDWYENGQQKSEENLKDGKEDGTWLYWHANGKKSSERNYKDGKLDGRLYDWYEDGQQKSEENLKDGKKDGTWLYWHANGQKSSQRNYKDGKLDGRLYDWYEDGQQKSEENLKDGKKDGTWLYWHANGQKSSERNYKDGKLDGRLYDWYEDGQQKSEENLKDGKEDGTWLYWHANGKKSSQRNYKDGKLDGRLYDWYEDGQQKSEENLKDGKNDGTWLYWYANGQKSSQRNYKDGKLDGRLYDWYEDGQQKSEENLKDGKNDGTWLYWYANGQKSSERNYKDGKLDGRLYDWYEDGQQKSEENLKDGKNDGTWLYWYANGQKSSQRNYKDGKLDGKLYDWYENGDIESEKTWQNGVCIIGDCPD
- the guaA gene encoding glutamine-hydrolyzing GMP synthase, whose amino-acid sequence is MPNIHHNKILILDFGSQYTQLIARRVREIGVYCELVPYDVNPHFIEKFNPNGIILSGGPDTVSKIDSARAPYIVFDLNIPILGICYGMQTMAVQLGGEARSAKKAEFGFAKIRARNHSKLLVGIEDEINSQGHGLLDVWMSHGIEVTKLPEGFELIAASDNCPIAGFANNNKNYFGLQFHPEVTHTKQGTQILERFITTICQCEKKWTTDNIIDDLLKKIKSQVGDKQVLLGLSGGVDSSVVAMLLDKAIGDQMTCVFVDNGLLRLNEGDEVMETFSQNLGVKVIRADAQEYFYDQLSGESDPELKRKIIGRAFIEIFNQESQKLKDIKFLAQGTIYPDVIESAGAASGKANVIKSHHNVGGLPDDMKFELIEPLKELFKDEVREIGVRLGLAKKMLYRHPFPGPGLGVRILGHVKKEYADILRQADHIFMEELNNHDLYDKVDQAFAVFLPVKSVGVKGDERRYDYVIALRSVETIDFMTARWARLPYDFLDHVSNRIMNEISRVSRVVYDISGKPPATIEWE